The window GAATGGCATCCTCGCGCTGTCTCGAATCATCGCGACCCAGTATGGGCGACACGGCGTCCGCTCGAACGCCGTCTGTCCGGGGAGTATCATCACCGACGCGTCGAGCGAGAAACTGACCACCGAGGGCCCGGTCCGCGAGGAGTGGCTCGACCAGTACCCACTCGGTCAGTTCGGTCGGCCCGAGGACGTCGCGACCGCCGTCGACTTCCTCACGTCGGACATGGCGTCGTTCATCTCCGGAGCCGAACTCGCCATCGACGGCGGACTCACGGCCGGTCTCGACCAACAACTGGAAACGATGATGTACGAGGTTGACGACCCACTGACGGGAGACTACGGGGCGGCGGAGTGAACGGACCGGAGTCGGCACGCAGTTATTTCTGCCGTCGCCCGAAAAAGTACGGCCGAAGGTTGGTTTGCCATGAGTGAAGAGAGCCCCGATCAGGATAGACGCGACCGTGAGCGAACCGTCATCGGACTGATGTCCGGCACGTCACTCGACGGCGTCGACGCCGCTTGCTGTCGGATTAGCCACGTTGGTTCGGACACTGACCCGTGTGGCTACAGTGTAACCGTCGATTCGTTCGTCACGCGACCCTACGACACCGCCTTCCGTGAGCGACTCGCGAGCGTCTGCAGCGATGAAGGAACCGTCGCGGACGTATGCGAGTTGAATGTCGCGCTCGGCGCGGTGTTCGCCGACGCCGCCGCGGACGCCGCCCACGCTGCCGGCATCTCCCTCGACGACGTGGACGCCATCGGGTCGCACGGCCAGACGATCCGCCACGTCCCCGACCCGCAGTCACTCCCCGTCGGCGACGACGCACTGCGCTCGACGCTGCAGATCGGAGACGGCAGCGTCCTCGCCGAGCGGACCGGTGTGCCGACGGTCGCGGATTTCCGGACGGCGGACGTGGCGGTCGGCGGTCACGGCGCGCCGCTCGTTCCGTTCGCCGATCTAGCCCTGCTCGCCGCTGACGACCGGTTTCGCGTCGCACAGAACGTCGGCGGCATCGCCAACTGCACCGCGCTGCCGCCCGACCCGGCCCGCGACGACGTCGCTGCCTTCGACACGGGTCCTGGAAACATGGTCGTCGATGGCGTCGTCGAGTTGGTGACGAACGGCGAGCAGACATACGACCGCGACGGCGAACTTGCTCGCGTGGGAACCGTCGACGAGACGCTTCTCGACGAATGTCTGGACGACGACTACTTCCGAACCACCCCGCCGAAGTCGACCGGTCGCGAGCGGTTCGGTCGTGCGTATGCACGGGAGTTCCTCGAACGGTGCCGCTCTCGCGGTCTGTCGGACGAGGACGCCGTCGCAACCGCCACTGCGCTGACCGCCGAATCCATCGCCGATGCCTACCGTCGCTTCCTCCCCCGAACACCCGACGAGGTGATACTCTCGGGCGGCGGCGCGTCCAACCCGGCACTCGTCGCGATGCTCGACGATGCGGTTGACGCCGACGTTCGCACCGTCGATGAGTACGGCGTCGGTGCCGACGCGAAAGAAGCCGTCGCCTTCGCACTGCTCGCCGCGTCGGCGCTCGACGGAGTACCGAACAACGTCCCGAGCGCGACTGGCGCATCCAGACCCGTCGTGCTCGGAAAACGCTGTCCCCCGTTCTGAGACACGGATACGAGTCGGTCCGTGGGCGTCACTGTTCGAACTCTCGAAACCGATACTCGCTTTCGTCCTCCGTGGTAGAAATTTGTGAGCACGTAGCCCTGTCGTTTCGACCCCGACGAATCCGTGTCTCAATACCGCGGGCCGGCCTCGCACGGACTGGCGGCGAATCGAACACGGATGGCATTCCGAAATCCCTTTCGAACAGGTCGAAAACGGGGGATGACACACTTTGTCGAGGAGGCCGTGCTGAAGCGGCGTAATATTCCTTCGACGAGTCGCTAACGGACCCATTACAGCAATAGTTTTGTAAAGCTCTTTGTGGCGGTCGATCTTCGGTTAGACCCTACTCAAACCCCTCCTTGACTCCTCTCTAGCCAGTTTCGACTGAGTGAAAACGTCTCAGATGCAACAACGGAGTGTCCTTCGTTCGGTAACCCGTCACACACCAGATAGGGATTCCGTTCGATCTATTTTCGTTCTCCCGAATTGGCATGTCGCTCACGAAAACGCCAGCAATCGCGAGTACGGTGGGAGACGATGAAGAGAAAGAACGTGACAATACGACGGCGATGGACGTGGGATTACGGTGAATCCGATCCGACACTCGGCAGGTCGGAAAGGTCCGAAAGCGAACGAATCTCGTACGTCGGTTCCTCGGGGAGCGGGTAACCTTCGCGGTGTGCCCTCCGGACGAACGCAGAGTCGAGTCCTGCGCGGTGAGCGGCGGTCACGTCGCAGGCGCTGTCGCCGACGTATAGCGCGTCCGTCGCGCCGAGTTCGTCTATCGCACGGTCGACGTAGTGAGTCTCCGGTTTGGTCAGACGGAACCCCTCGACCGTCGGCTCGCGACCGTACACCGCGTCGAACAGGTTCGCGAGGTCGAATCGCTGCAACATGTACACGACGGTCGCGTGCTGGTTGCTGCTGACGATTCCCATGTCGTGGTCCGCGGCGAGTTCGCGGAGGACGTCACAGTCGTCGTAGAGGACGCGCTCGCCGCGGTCCATCATCTCACGTTGGAGCGCAGAAGCGTTGGCCTCACGACGCCGCCAGAACGCCTCGAACGCGACGTCGTGGTCGGCACAGCGCCGTTCCATCTCGTCGGCCGTCGCCCCGGCGACGAAGGCGCCGATGTCCGCTTCGGCGGGCGAGACGCCGAACTCGTCGAAGGTTGCCGCCACCGCCCGTCGGTAGACGGTCGGATGGTCCGCGTGGCGGTCCAGCAATACGCCGTCCACGTCGAACAGGAGTGCGTCGTACGTCATCTACGGCGTCGTTGTCCGGGACACTGTAAATAGGTTTGCGACCGCTGGATGGCCCGATGTGGAGAGCGTTCGGTGCGAGAAAACGACGATGTGACCTCGACCCGACGAAACGAGGACAACGTGCAGAGCTTGAACGGCCAGACGACTGCGCAGGTTGGTGAGATTCCGCAGGTCGGTGATTTTTCGAGCGAGCGGAGATGGGATTCGACTGGCGACAGCAACGAACTGCAATAGTTAACATGGTCCGCCCGCTACATCGACCCGATGACAGGTTCGACCGATGACCCACTCGACGCGTATCTGACGCGTGGCCTCGACGAGAACGTCTATCCCGGCGCGGTTGCGGCAGTCGGCACGACCGACGGCGTCGACCGGATCAGTGCCGTCGGAGACCGGGATCCCGAGCGCAACGCGCCGGCGACCCCCTCGACGGTGTTCGACGCCGCATCGCTCACCAAACCCGTCGTGACGACGACGACCGCACTCGCGCTCGTCGAGTCGGGCGAGATCGCCCTCTCGGACGAACTCGAACGCCATTTGCCCGAACTGGCGGGCTACCGCCGCGGCAAGATTCGACTGGACCAACTGCTCACCCACAGCTCCGGCCTGCAGCCGTACGCTTTCGACGAGTCGTGGGCGTCGACGGACGACGTGCTGTCGGGGCTTCGTGATCGCTCGCTGCTCGACGCCGACCCCGGGAGCCGACACGAGTACAGCTGTCTCAACTTCGTCTACCTGGCCGAGGCGCTGCGCCGCGCGACCGGTCAGTCGCTGGCTGAACTCGCCAACACTCACGTCTTCGGTCCCGCCGGGATGAACAACTCACGACTTGGACCGCTTGCAGACGACGTAGACGAAGCGGTCGCCGCGACTTTCGACCACGAGTACCGCGAGTGCACGCTTCGGGGCGAGGTCCACGACCCGTTGGGTTGGGCGATGAACGGCGAGAGCGGCAACGCCGGGCTGTTCACGACCGTCGATGACCTCGCGGCGTTCGCGCAGGCGTTCCTCTCGGCGGACGGGACGCTGCTCTCGGGGGCTACCGTCGACCGTCTACAGGGAGACTGGCTGTCGGACTGCGAAGACCGCCATAGCCTCGGCTGGCGACTCGCTGACGGGACGTATCCCGCGCCCAACTGGTCGCTGTGCGGACTCGGCCACACCGGCTACACGGGGACGTCGCTCTGGCTCGACCACGAGCGCGACCTATTCGCCGTGCTGCTCACGAATCAGGTGTACGATGGCAAGGAGACGGGATTGGTTCGGTTCCGCGAGTGCTTCCACGCGATGGTCGCCGCTGGAGCGTTCGATAGGTCGTGACGACGTATCGGTCCCGGACACGTGTCCCGACCGCACAATATTTATTACCGGCCCCGTTCCTTGGGTGATATGGTCGCAGTCTGGAGCTATCCGTGGCGACTTCTCTCTGCGGACCCCGCAGAGCTTCGACGCGAACTCGCCGAACTCGGCGTGGACCGCGTCACGGTCGCCGCTCACTACCACTCTATCCGAACGCTCGACCCGCGCTCGGAACACGGTCTGTTCGAATCGTACGAAGGAGGTTGCTACTTCGACCCCGACCGAGACGCCTTCGCCGACTCGCCGATAGCACCGCCGGTGAACGACATCGATGGTCGCGCCGATCCGTTCGGCGACGTCGTCGACCTTCTCCGCGACGGTGGCATCGACGTGAACGCGTGGCTCGTCTGCTTTCACAACTCGAAGCTCGGCGCGGCCAATCCGGATTTTCGCGTCGAGAGTGCCTTCGGCGACGCCCACGACCACGCGTTCTGTCCGTCCCACGAAGCGGTCCACGGGTACTTCGAAGGCGTCGTTCGCTCGCTCGCGGCCTACGATGTCGACGCCATCAATCTCGAATCGCTCGGGTTCCCGAGCGCCTTCCACGGCCACGGCCCGACGTTCGGGCACGCGAAGAATCAGGTCGTCAGCGACGCCGCTGAGGAGATACTCGTCTCGCAGTGTTTCTGCTCGGCCTGCCGGGAGCGGGCGGCGAGCCACCCCGTCGACTTCGACCGCGCTCGCTCCGTGGTCCGGTCGCTCGTTCGCGACGTACTGAGCGACCCGACGCCACAGGTGCGCTCGCTCGAACGCCTCACGTCTGACTATCCCGTCCTGGACGACCTCTTCGACTTCCGGGCGTCGGTGATCGACGCGTTCCTGGAGCGAGTGGCCGCCGCAAGCGGCGACGTTGACCTGACCTACTCCGCGTCGGATGGGTTGGGCCGGGACCCGAACGACGGGTGGCCCGCGGGCGTCGTCCTCGACCGTGTTCGGCCCCACCTGGACCGCGTCGTCGCACTCTGCTACACGGACGACGCGGACCTCGCACGGCGTCGCGTTCGACGGTATCGCGAGTCGGTCGACGTTCCGGTCGACGCCGGCGTCACGCTAGACCCCGCCCTCGTCGGCACCGAATCGAAGTGGCGAGCGGTCGTCGACGAGGTGTCCGACCTTGCTGACGAAGTCCACGTCTACAATCACGCGCTGATGAGCGACGCACACTACGACTGGCTCGGCGCGCTCGGCGGGCCCGCGACCGACGATGCCGCCAAACGGTCTGGGCAGCGGCAACCCGTCGCTGAGAGTGACGCGCCGGACAGTGGGTGACGTCGTCGTGACCGCGTGGCGACATCGGGACTGAGTGACACAATGATTTTTAACCCGACGGCGCATTGCCCGAAATATGGTTCAACTGGGCATAGAACGGTTGCTCGACGAGCGGGCCGACGCCGTCGACGGCGACCGGCTCGGACTCATCACGAATCCGTCGGGAACCGACAGCGACCTCAACACGACGATTGACTTGCTTGACGACCGCGACGCGTTCGACCTCCGGAAGCTGTTCGGTCCCGAGCACGGTATCAGGGGCGACGCACAGGCGGGCGTGAAGGTGGGAGACAGCACGGACGAGCAGACTGGACTCCCAGTCAAGAGTCTCTACGGCGACCAGCGACAACTCCGACCGGAGATGGTGTCCGACCTCGACACCGTCATCTACGACATGCAGGACGTCGGCTGTCGCTTCTACACGCTCATCTACACGCTCGCGTACGCGCTCGAAGGCGTCGCCGAGGCCGGCAAGCGCATGGTAGTTCTCGACCGCCCGAACCCCATCGCGCCACTGCCCGTTACCGGGAACCGCATCGACGAGTCGGCCGAGTCGTTCGTCGGCGCGTACGAACTCCCCATCGTGCACGGCCTGACCGTCGGCGAACTCGCGACGTACTTCAACGAAGAGTTCGACATCGGCGCGACGCTGGAGATCGTCGAGATGCGCGAGTGGTCGCGTTCGGACTGGTTCTCCGACACCGGTCTTCCGTG is drawn from Halorussus halophilus and contains these coding sequences:
- a CDS encoding serine hydrolase domain-containing protein; its protein translation is MTGSTDDPLDAYLTRGLDENVYPGAVAAVGTTDGVDRISAVGDRDPERNAPATPSTVFDAASLTKPVVTTTTALALVESGEIALSDELERHLPELAGYRRGKIRLDQLLTHSSGLQPYAFDESWASTDDVLSGLRDRSLLDADPGSRHEYSCLNFVYLAEALRRATGQSLAELANTHVFGPAGMNNSRLGPLADDVDEAVAATFDHEYRECTLRGEVHDPLGWAMNGESGNAGLFTTVDDLAAFAQAFLSADGTLLSGATVDRLQGDWLSDCEDRHSLGWRLADGTYPAPNWSLCGLGHTGYTGTSLWLDHERDLFAVLLTNQVYDGKETGLVRFRECFHAMVAAGAFDRS
- a CDS encoding glycoside hydrolase family 10 protein, with translation MVAVWSYPWRLLSADPAELRRELAELGVDRVTVAAHYHSIRTLDPRSEHGLFESYEGGCYFDPDRDAFADSPIAPPVNDIDGRADPFGDVVDLLRDGGIDVNAWLVCFHNSKLGAANPDFRVESAFGDAHDHAFCPSHEAVHGYFEGVVRSLAAYDVDAINLESLGFPSAFHGHGPTFGHAKNQVVSDAAEEILVSQCFCSACRERAASHPVDFDRARSVVRSLVRDVLSDPTPQVRSLERLTSDYPVLDDLFDFRASVIDAFLERVAAASGDVDLTYSASDGLGRDPNDGWPAGVVLDRVRPHLDRVVALCYTDDADLARRRVRRYRESVDVPVDAGVTLDPALVGTESKWRAVVDEVSDLADEVHVYNHALMSDAHYDWLGALGGPATDDAAKRSGQRQPVAESDAPDSG
- a CDS encoding anhydro-N-acetylmuramic acid kinase, giving the protein MSEESPDQDRRDRERTVIGLMSGTSLDGVDAACCRISHVGSDTDPCGYSVTVDSFVTRPYDTAFRERLASVCSDEGTVADVCELNVALGAVFADAAADAAHAAGISLDDVDAIGSHGQTIRHVPDPQSLPVGDDALRSTLQIGDGSVLAERTGVPTVADFRTADVAVGGHGAPLVPFADLALLAADDRFRVAQNVGGIANCTALPPDPARDDVAAFDTGPGNMVVDGVVELVTNGEQTYDRDGELARVGTVDETLLDECLDDDYFRTTPPKSTGRERFGRAYAREFLERCRSRGLSDEDAVATATALTAESIADAYRRFLPRTPDEVILSGGGASNPALVAMLDDAVDADVRTVDEYGVGADAKEAVAFALLAASALDGVPNNVPSATGASRPVVLGKRCPPF
- a CDS encoding exo-beta-N-acetylmuramidase NamZ family protein — translated: MVQLGIERLLDERADAVDGDRLGLITNPSGTDSDLNTTIDLLDDRDAFDLRKLFGPEHGIRGDAQAGVKVGDSTDEQTGLPVKSLYGDQRQLRPEMVSDLDTVIYDMQDVGCRFYTLIYTLAYALEGVAEAGKRMVVLDRPNPIAPLPVTGNRIDESAESFVGAYELPIVHGLTVGELATYFNEEFDIGATLEIVEMREWSRSDWFSDTGLPWVYPSPNMPTLGTATLYPGMALFEGTNLSEGRGTTKPFELVGAPWIDADEWAAELSAQNLDGVAFRPAYFSPTFSKHERENVTGVQVHVLDRDAVDPVMVGLTVLASAFTSYDDCEWVEYDDGFFVDKLAGGSYLREIVDTADTANEPREIAADITDHWEDDLAEFADTRADYLRY
- a CDS encoding HAD family hydrolase encodes the protein MTYDALLFDVDGVLLDRHADHPTVYRRAVAATFDEFGVSPAEADIGAFVAGATADEMERRCADHDVAFEAFWRRREANASALQREMMDRGERVLYDDCDVLRELAADHDMGIVSSNQHATVVYMLQRFDLANLFDAVYGREPTVEGFRLTKPETHYVDRAIDELGATDALYVGDSACDVTAAHRAGLDSAFVRRAHREGYPLPEEPTYEIRSLSDLSDLPSVGSDSP